The following proteins are encoded in a genomic region of Brachionichthys hirsutus isolate HB-005 chromosome 14, CSIRO-AGI_Bhir_v1, whole genome shotgun sequence:
- the rnf152 gene encoding E3 ubiquitin-protein ligase rnf152, translating to METLSQDSFLECQICFNYYSPRRRPKLLDCRHTCCSVCLTQMRSSQKEIRCPWCRGVTKLPPGLSVSQLPDDPDIITVIAIPHASEHTPVFIRLPSNGCYMVPLPVAKERALGLPGELGCRFLPGSQQKGVTVVTMPEQQPLGMSMALDGVGVGLEGGEGERRATGPVGGGGKGSTWSGVCTVILVACVLLFLLGIVLHNMSCISKRFTVISCG from the coding sequence atggagaCTCTTTCCCAAGATTCCTTTCTGGAGTGTCAGATCTGCTTTAACTACTACAGCCCGCGCCGGCGGCCCAAACTCCTGGATTGCCGACACACGTGTTGCTCGGTGTGTCTGACCCAGATGCGCAGCAGCCAGAAGGAGATTCGCTGTCCCTGGTGCCGAGGCGTCACCAAGCTCCCGCCGGGCCTGTCTGTCTCCCAGCTCCCGGATGACCCAGACATCATCACGGTCATCGCCATCCCCCACGCCTCCGAGCACACGCCCGTCTTCATCCGTCTCCCCAGCAATGGCTGCTACATGGTGCCGCTGCCTGTCGCCAAGGAGCGAGCGCTTGGCCTACCGGGGGAACTGGGATGTCGCTTCTTGCCTGGCAGCCAGCAGAAGGGGGTGACGGTGGTGACCATGCCCGAGCAGCAGCCTCTGGGCATGAGTATGGCTCTGGACGGCGTTGGGGTGGGGCTGGAAGGAGGCGAGGGTGAGAGGAGAGCTACCGGCCCGGTGGGTGGAGGTGGAAAGGGCTCCACGTGGTCTGGTGTGTGCACGGTGATCCTGGTGGCATGCGTGCTGCTTTTCCTCCTGGGCATTGTGCTCCACAACATGTCCTGCATCTCCAAACGATTCACTGTCATCTCCTGTGGCTGA